The Spiroplasma corruscae DNA window AAAAGGACAAAAAATTATTGCTAAAGTAACTGCTATTGTTAATTATGGAGCATTTTGCGAAATAATTGATGATGAACAACCAGTAAAAGGTTTAATCCATATTTCAGAAATATCAGATTTTTATGTAAAAAGTATTTCAGATTATCTAGAAACTGGTATGGAATATGAAGTTCAAGTCATAGATTTTTTAGAAGATAAAAAACAAGTAAAACTTAGTTACAAAGCATTGAGACCAGAATTATTAAAAACAGAAGATTCTAAAATCAAAGAAACAACAAATGGTTTTGATAACTTAAAAAGAAGTGTAAAATAAAGTTTATAAATTAAAAATATAGGAGATATAAATGATTAAAATAAACCTTAAACATATCGAATTTGAAAGTGAAGTTAGCTCATTTGATATGAAACTAATTCAAGAATTAGAAGATAAAATTATTAATAAAACAGGTAAAGGATCAGATTTCTTAGGTTGATATAATTGACCTAATGATTATGATAAAAAAGAATATTCTTTAATGCAAGAAACAGCAAAAGCATTAAGAAATGAAATCGAAGTTTTGCTTGTAATTGGTATTGGAGGAAGTTATTTAGGAGCGCGTGCTGCTGACAATATGATTCGTGGTCTTTATAGTAAAGATAAAGTACAACTTATTTATGTTGGAAATACAATGTCATCAACTTATATAAATCAAGTATTAGAGTATGTATCTGATAAAGAATTTGGAATTGCAAATATTTCAAAATCTGGAACAACTACTGAACCAGGTATTTCATTTAGAGTATTTCAAAAAAAATTAGTTGAACTAAAAGGTAAAGAAGTAGCAAAACGAAGAATTGTAGCAATAACCGATAAAGCAAAAGGAGCTCTTAAAAGTTTAGCGACAAAAGAAGGTTATGCAACTTTTACTATTCCAGATGACATTGGAGGAAGATTCTCAGTTTTTACTCCAGTTGGATTATTCCCATTAATGGTAGCTGGTGTTGATACAGATGCATTAATGAAAGGTTCTCAGAAAGCCTTTAATGACTTAAAGTCAATTAATAATGATGCTTATAAATATGCAATAACTAGATATTTATTAAATGTAAAATATAACTACAAAACTGAGTTTTTAATTAGTTATGAATTACAAATGCAAATGTTTACTGAATGATGAAAGCAGTTATTTGGTGAATCAGAAGGTAAAGATAATAAAGGTTTATTACCTTCAAGTTGTATTTTCTCAACTGATTTACATTCATTAGGTCAATTTATTCAAGATGGAACAAAAAATGTTTTATTTGAAACTATCATAGATATTAAAAAACCACAAGTTGATTTAGAAGTTCCTAAGGATGATGAAGATTTAGACGGATTAAATTATTTAACAAGTAATTCGTTCCATGAAATAAATCAAACTGCACTTGAAGGGGTTATTGAAGCCCATGTAAATACAGGTCAAGTTCCAAATATTATTTTAGAATTTGATAAAATGGATGCTGAAATGTTCGGTTATTCAATTTATTGATTTATGAGAGCTTGTGCAATAAGTGGGTATTTATTAGAAATTAACCCATTTGACCAACCAGGAGTTGAAGTTTATAAAAAAAATA harbors:
- a CDS encoding S1 RNA-binding domain-containing protein; protein product: MVEKGQKIIAKVTAIVNYGAFCEIIDDEQPVKGLIHISEISDFYVKSISDYLETGMEYEVQVIDFLEDKKQVKLSYKALRPELLKTEDSKIKETTNGFDNLKRSVK
- a CDS encoding glucose-6-phosphate isomerase, with protein sequence MIKINLKHIEFESEVSSFDMKLIQELEDKIINKTGKGSDFLGWYNWPNDYDKKEYSLMQETAKALRNEIEVLLVIGIGGSYLGARAADNMIRGLYSKDKVQLIYVGNTMSSTYINQVLEYVSDKEFGIANISKSGTTTEPGISFRVFQKKLVELKGKEVAKRRIVAITDKAKGALKSLATKEGYATFTIPDDIGGRFSVFTPVGLFPLMVAGVDTDALMKGSQKAFNDLKSINNDAYKYAITRYLLNVKYNYKTEFLISYELQMQMFTEWWKQLFGESEGKDNKGLLPSSCIFSTDLHSLGQFIQDGTKNVLFETIIDIKKPQVDLEVPKDDEDLDGLNYLTSNSFHEINQTALEGVIEAHVNTGQVPNIILEFDKMDAEMFGYSIYWFMRACAISGYLLEINPFDQPGVEVYKKNMFKLLKKPGY